In the Chryseobacterium sp. MYb264 genome, one interval contains:
- a CDS encoding Crp/Fnr family transcriptional regulator: MNLILRNHIQKTIHLSDHEWEKVSAFFEEEHFNKKDFIIQENDKVESIYFIVSGLIKLSCSDQEGKEHIISFAMEDWWETDFMAFYTQTKATQTLQCLEDTEVLKLSYNNYHQLLKKVPRMTEFFLSKAVNGHISNQRRILSLMTLSAKERYEQFLKYYPSLVQRIPKITLAAYFGLSRETLSRLFKESK, from the coding sequence ATGAACCTTATTCTCCGAAATCATATTCAAAAAACAATACATCTTTCCGATCATGAATGGGAAAAAGTGAGTGCTTTTTTCGAGGAAGAACATTTTAATAAAAAAGATTTCATCATTCAGGAAAATGATAAGGTAGAGTCTATTTACTTTATTGTTTCAGGATTAATTAAGCTTTCTTGCAGTGATCAGGAAGGAAAGGAACATATTATTTCTTTTGCGATGGAAGATTGGTGGGAAACCGATTTTATGGCATTTTATACTCAAACAAAAGCGACCCAGACTTTGCAATGCCTTGAGGATACGGAAGTTTTAAAACTTTCTTATAACAATTATCATCAATTGTTAAAGAAAGTTCCTAGAATGACCGAATTTTTCCTTTCCAAAGCGGTCAATGGGCATATTTCAAACCAACGGAGAATTTTGTCTTTGATGACTTTGAGTGCTAAAGAACGATACGAGCAATTTCTAAAATATTATCCTTCTTTAGTTCAGAGAATTCCTAAAATTACTTTGGCGGCTTATTTTGGATTATCACGCGAAACACTAAGCCGACTTTTTAAAGAATCAAAATAA
- a CDS encoding NADH:flavin oxidoreductase codes for MSVSDLFKPLTLLHGPAMKNRFMMAPLTSQQSEHDGSASKYDQYWIEQLSESGYGLIQTGAATVEAGGIAFERQLGIHSDKHLPGLTKMATAIREGGALSAVQLHHAGHRAVPSLGGIVSPASGKTVSHVKALTTEEVERIRDSFIEAAKRAQLAGYNGVSVHGAFGWILSEFLSPNLNDRTDKYGGSIKNRARFTLEVIEGIRKACGPDFQIGWRLSIERYGLRLEELREITAEIFDKELIDYLDLALWDSAQLVREGTFQGKTMLSVFTELPRKGVRLGAAGKIMSAHRAAELLDEGCDFVLIARAGILQRDFPLQVKANPFYDSRDLPVTADYLREGGLSERFIETMRGWQTFVKFGS; via the coding sequence ATGTCTGTTTCTGATCTATTTAAACCTCTCACTCTCCTGCATGGTCCGGCGATGAAAAACCGTTTTATGATGGCTCCATTAACCAGTCAGCAAAGTGAGCACGACGGCTCCGCCTCCAAATACGACCAATATTGGATCGAACAACTCTCTGAAAGCGGTTACGGATTAATTCAAACCGGAGCTGCAACTGTAGAAGCCGGAGGAATTGCTTTTGAAAGACAATTGGGTATTCACAGCGATAAACATTTACCCGGATTAACAAAAATGGCGACCGCCATCCGGGAAGGAGGTGCATTATCTGCCGTACAGCTTCATCACGCGGGACATCGCGCCGTGCCTTCATTGGGAGGAATCGTTTCTCCAGCTTCAGGTAAAACAGTTTCTCATGTAAAAGCTTTGACGACAGAAGAAGTGGAACGAATTCGTGACAGTTTTATTGAAGCTGCCAAAAGAGCCCAGTTAGCCGGATATAACGGAGTTTCTGTTCATGGTGCCTTTGGCTGGATCTTATCGGAATTTTTATCGCCAAACCTTAATGATCGCACCGATAAATATGGCGGCAGTATTAAAAACCGTGCCCGATTCACCCTTGAAGTGATTGAAGGAATTCGAAAAGCCTGTGGTCCGGATTTTCAGATTGGCTGGCGACTGTCGATTGAACGGTATGGACTTCGTCTGGAAGAATTACGCGAAATTACCGCAGAAATTTTTGATAAAGAATTGATTGATTATCTGGATCTTGCTTTGTGGGATTCTGCTCAGCTTGTACGAGAAGGTACTTTTCAGGGAAAAACAATGCTCAGCGTTTTTACCGAACTTCCCCGTAAAGGCGTGCGTTTGGGTGCTGCAGGAAAAATTATGAGTGCTCACCGCGCCGCAGAATTATTAGATGAAGGTTGTGATTTTGTACTGATCGCAAGAGCCGGAATTCTTCAACGGGATTTTCCGCTTCAGGTAAAGGCAAACCCTTTTTATGACAGTCGGGATCTTCCTGTAACGGCAGATTATCTTCGTGAGGGTGGATTGAGTGAACGTTTTATTGAAACCATGCGGGGTTGGCAAACTTTCGTGAAATTTGGATCATAA
- the yaaA gene encoding peroxide stress protein YaaA, producing the protein MKIVTSPAKLMNVENSTDLLKTTTPKFIEQAEFIQSYLKEKSPKYLSELMEISPKLADENWERNQNWKSKPTAKESAPALFAFTGEVYRGLNAKTLDQNAVDYLQKNYRMLSGLYGLLKPSDKVMLYRLEMGRPFEFDEYKNLYEFWRERITEQLNSDMKKNEILLNLGSNEYFKVIDRKKLNHTVIDFDFYELREGKLKTIVVYTKHARGLVVRFCAESNAQTLDDVKAFNYEGYRIDEAKSTDTKLVFTR; encoded by the coding sequence ATGAAAATAGTAACATCTCCTGCGAAATTAATGAATGTCGAGAATTCAACAGACCTGTTGAAAACAACAACTCCTAAATTCATTGAGCAAGCAGAATTCATACAATCTTATTTAAAAGAAAAATCGCCCAAATATCTTTCTGAGCTCATGGAAATTTCGCCAAAACTGGCGGATGAAAACTGGGAAAGAAATCAAAACTGGAAATCCAAACCTACCGCAAAAGAGTCAGCTCCTGCGCTATTTGCCTTTACGGGAGAGGTTTACAGAGGTTTGAATGCAAAAACATTAGATCAAAATGCAGTAGATTACCTTCAAAAAAATTACAGAATGTTGTCAGGATTATACGGTTTGCTGAAACCGTCCGACAAAGTAATGCTTTACCGACTTGAAATGGGAAGACCTTTCGAGTTCGATGAGTACAAAAACTTATATGAATTCTGGAGAGAAAGAATTACAGAACAGCTGAATTCTGACATGAAGAAAAATGAAATTCTTCTTAACTTGGGAAGTAATGAATATTTTAAAGTAATCGATCGTAAAAAACTGAATCACACGGTTATTGATTTTGATTTTTATGAATTAAGAGAAGGAAAACTGAAAACCATCGTTGTGTACACAAAACATGCCCGAGGCCTGGTCGTAAGATTCTGTGCAGAGAGCAATGCTCAGACTTTAGACGATGTAAAAGCCTTCAACTACGAAGGATACAGAATTGACGAGGCAAAATCTACCGACACTAAACTGGTTTTTACAAGATAA
- a CDS encoding nucleoside deaminase, with translation MNEYNNYMLECIELGKQALENGNPPVGSLLVFEDKIIGRGVESGKSSGDITQHAEILAVKDALTNGYRDVLNQATLFSTHEPCIMCSYLIRHHQIKKIIFGASVPLVGGQTSEFKILETETIPKWGKKPEIESGILQHECEVLNDQFQQYLATQNK, from the coding sequence ATGAATGAGTACAATAATTATATGCTTGAATGTATTGAATTAGGCAAACAGGCATTAGAAAACGGAAACCCGCCCGTTGGTTCTTTATTGGTTTTTGAAGATAAAATTATCGGCAGAGGCGTTGAATCCGGCAAATCATCCGGAGATATTACGCAGCATGCAGAAATTTTAGCAGTGAAAGATGCTTTGACAAATGGTTACCGAGACGTTTTAAATCAAGCCACACTTTTCTCAACTCATGAGCCCTGCATTATGTGTTCTTACCTGATCAGGCATCATCAAATTAAAAAAATTATATTCGGTGCTTCTGTTCCTCTCGTTGGAGGACAAACGTCTGAATTCAAGATACTGGAAACGGAAACGATTCCTAAATGGGGTAAAAAACCTGAAATAGAATCAGGAATTCTTCAGCATGAATGTGAAGTGCTGAATGACCAATTTCAACAATATCTTGCTACTCAAAATAAATAA
- a CDS encoding IS1182 family transposase, with product MLIQQEKLPLSAYSGLYDLIVPKENLLRKINELIDFSFIYDELLSKYCLNNGRNAESPVRMFKYLLLKSIYTVSDVDVVERSRYDMSFKYFLDMTPEEDVINPSSLTKFRKLRLKDSDLLSLLIGKTVSIAIEKGIIKSRSIIVDATHTLSMSNPFSTIEVLRERSKLLRKTVYQFDEEFKTKMPSKNIENDLNKELDYCRELEKRIENEASIREIPAVKEKLNLLKETVRDTGEQMVFSKDADAKTGHKSADSSFFGYKTHLAMSEERIITAAVVTSGEKGDGPELPKLLQMSQDNGMEVDAIIGDAAYSGKENLKIAGEQNIKIVARLNPSITQGFRKDEDRFDYNKDADRFVCPAGHLAIRKARGGKKHVGGNQVDTYYFDIEKCKVCPLKEGCYKEGAKSKTYSVSIKSDLHKEQMIFQESDYYKEKSKHRYKIEAKNSELKNVHGYDRAIANGIENMQMQGAMAIFTVNLKRILKLI from the coding sequence ATGTTAATACAGCAAGAAAAACTTCCGTTGAGTGCCTATTCCGGTTTGTATGATTTAATTGTACCGAAGGAAAACCTTCTTAGAAAAATTAATGAGCTGATTGATTTTTCTTTCATCTATGATGAGCTTTTGAGCAAATACTGCTTAAACAATGGTCGCAATGCTGAAAGTCCGGTACGGATGTTTAAATACCTGCTTTTAAAAAGTATTTATACAGTTTCTGATGTAGATGTGGTAGAGCGTTCCCGGTATGATATGTCCTTTAAATATTTCTTGGATATGACTCCGGAAGAAGATGTAATCAATCCCAGTTCCCTTACAAAATTCAGAAAACTGCGTTTGAAAGATAGTGATCTTTTAAGCTTGCTCATTGGTAAAACCGTGAGTATTGCGATTGAAAAAGGCATCATCAAATCCAGATCCATCATTGTAGATGCCACTCACACCTTGTCGATGAGCAATCCTTTTTCAACGATAGAAGTATTGCGGGAGCGCTCAAAACTGCTTCGCAAGACCGTTTATCAGTTTGATGAAGAATTTAAAACTAAAATGCCCTCAAAAAATATTGAAAATGATTTAAACAAAGAATTGGATTATTGCAGAGAACTCGAAAAACGCATTGAAAACGAAGCTTCTATCAGGGAGATTCCTGCTGTAAAGGAGAAGCTGAATCTTTTGAAGGAAACAGTGAGAGACACCGGGGAGCAGATGGTTTTTTCAAAAGATGCCGACGCTAAAACGGGTCACAAATCGGCTGACAGTTCTTTTTTCGGATACAAAACGCACTTGGCGATGAGCGAAGAGCGGATTATTACGGCGGCCGTGGTAACTTCGGGAGAAAAAGGCGACGGCCCGGAACTGCCAAAATTACTGCAGATGAGCCAGGACAACGGGATGGAGGTAGATGCCATCATTGGTGACGCTGCTTACAGCGGAAAAGAAAATCTGAAAATTGCGGGCGAACAAAATATTAAAATAGTAGCCAGACTTAATCCTTCCATCACCCAGGGTTTTCGAAAAGATGAAGACCGTTTTGATTACAATAAAGATGCCGACCGTTTTGTGTGTCCTGCAGGGCATTTGGCGATTCGCAAAGCTCGTGGCGGGAAGAAACACGTAGGCGGAAATCAAGTGGATACCTATTATTTTGATATTGAAAAATGCAAGGTTTGCCCATTAAAAGAAGGATGTTATAAAGAAGGAGCAAAATCTAAAACTTATTCGGTTTCCATAAAATCAGACTTACATAAGGAGCAAATGATTTTTCAGGAAAGCGATTATTACAAAGAAAAATCGAAACACCGCTATAAAATCGAAGCCAAAAACAGCGAGCTTAAAAACGTACACGGCTACGACAGGGCGATTGCAAATGGTATTGAAAATATGCAAATGCAGGGTGCAATGGCTATTTTCACTGTCAATTTGAAGAGAATCCTGAAATTAATATAG
- a CDS encoding GLPGLI family protein, translating into MRLLFFLIFFLSFTSFKAQNLKSENMKIFTYRLTYFSDSTNTESSKQEDFDLQILGNKSCFVSTNYKFGYQNIRMMAASGQGLAVAAGNLMKLPKSAFRYSIYKENNDIAFYEKVYSFGLKYNEKASFDWKLSKEKKKIDTYNCNKATLTYGGREWIAWYTTEIPISEGPYKFKGLPGMIIQLYDAKNQYNFSLIEVQANKDYPIFYDESFNNYKEISRKEYFATRDNLKNNYVNNVESQGITFQAKDKADIQRNINKKGNNPIELK; encoded by the coding sequence ATGCGATTACTCTTTTTTTTAATTTTCTTTTTAAGCTTTACATCTTTTAAAGCACAAAATCTTAAAAGTGAAAATATGAAAATTTTCACTTATCGGTTAACTTATTTTTCAGATTCGACGAACACGGAAAGTAGTAAACAAGAAGATTTTGATTTGCAAATTTTAGGAAATAAATCCTGCTTTGTCAGTACTAATTATAAATTTGGTTATCAAAATATCAGAATGATGGCAGCTAGTGGTCAGGGATTGGCAGTTGCTGCGGGAAACCTTATGAAACTACCTAAAAGTGCTTTCAGATATTCTATTTATAAAGAAAATAATGATATTGCTTTTTATGAAAAAGTATATTCATTTGGACTGAAATATAATGAAAAAGCATCTTTTGATTGGAAACTTTCTAAAGAAAAAAAGAAGATTGATACTTATAATTGTAATAAAGCCACTCTTACTTATGGTGGCAGAGAATGGATCGCTTGGTATACAACCGAAATTCCAATCTCGGAAGGTCCTTATAAATTTAAAGGATTACCAGGAATGATTATACAATTATATGATGCTAAAAATCAATACAACTTTTCTTTAATAGAAGTTCAAGCGAATAAAGACTATCCTATTTTCTATGATGAATCTTTTAATAATTATAAAGAAATTTCGAGGAAAGAATATTTTGCGACGAGGGACAATCTAAAAAATAATTATGTGAATAATGTAGAAAGTCAAGGAATAACATTTCAAGCAAAAGATAAAGCTGATATTCAACGAAACATTAATAAAAAAGGAAATAATCCAATAGAATTAAAATAG
- a CDS encoding DsrE family protein: protein MKKTAIIILSDPKSGSEEAMGRVFNALASAYEFKHAGEEVKIIFQGTGIRWPEQLEKADHPINGLYSEVRNHVQGLSKGCVAVFGTEVSGYDLLNENEVPGTPGLPSLLNLRNEGFDILIF from the coding sequence ATGAAAAAGACAGCAATTATTATCCTTTCTGATCCAAAATCGGGTTCAGAAGAAGCAATGGGAAGAGTGTTCAACGCGTTGGCATCAGCCTACGAGTTTAAACATGCAGGAGAAGAGGTAAAAATCATTTTCCAGGGAACGGGAATCAGATGGCCTGAGCAACTTGAAAAGGCAGACCATCCTATCAACGGGCTTTACAGCGAGGTAAGAAATCATGTTCAGGGTCTTTCAAAAGGTTGTGTAGCGGTTTTCGGAACAGAGGTTTCCGGCTATGATCTTTTGAACGAAAATGAAGTGCCGGGAACTCCGGGATTGCCAAGCTTGCTCAACCTTAGAAATGAAGGTTTCGATATTTTGATTTTCTAA
- a CDS encoding DUF2945 domain-containing protein gives MLKKGDHVQWKFRYGQTHGIIIKIHTQDFIFMNRQRRAYKTEPQYEVMSEKTGKTAVHKASALKKR, from the coding sequence ATGCTGAAAAAGGGAGATCATGTACAATGGAAATTCAGATATGGACAAACTCACGGAATCATTATAAAAATTCATACACAGGATTTTATCTTTATGAATCGACAAAGAAGAGCATATAAAACAGAACCTCAATATGAAGTAATGAGCGAGAAAACAGGAAAAACCGCTGTTCATAAAGCTTCTGCCTTAAAAAAGAGATAA
- the rhaM gene encoding L-rhamnose mutarotase: MKKRISFKMFLKPGCEKEYEKRHHEIWPELKELLKDSGVADYTIYWDKDTNTLFAHQVISEGAGSQDLGESEIVKKWWNYMADLMETNPDHSPVSIPLQEVFHLE, encoded by the coding sequence ATGAAAAAAAGAATATCCTTTAAAATGTTTCTAAAACCGGGTTGTGAAAAAGAATATGAAAAAAGACACCATGAAATCTGGCCTGAGTTAAAAGAATTGCTCAAAGATTCAGGAGTCGCGGATTATACGATCTATTGGGATAAAGATACCAATACCTTATTTGCCCATCAGGTTATTTCGGAAGGTGCCGGATCTCAGGATTTGGGAGAGTCTGAAATTGTAAAAAAGTGGTGGAATTACATGGCGGATCTCATGGAAACCAATCCGGATCATTCTCCCGTAAGTATTCCTCTGCAGGAAGTTTTTCATTTAGAGTAA
- a CDS encoding RidA family protein: MEKTIINPWKWQDARNYAQAVEVKNVQSTLYISGQTAINDDGISSDADMRTQITEALENLKKVIIQADFEVKNIVRLNVYTTEHEELFKNFDVLQNWIKKHEVQQATTVMEVKMLFETLKVEFEATVVK; encoded by the coding sequence ATGGAAAAAACAATCATCAACCCTTGGAAATGGCAGGATGCGAGAAATTATGCACAGGCCGTAGAAGTAAAAAATGTTCAGAGTACGCTTTATATTTCGGGGCAAACTGCGATTAATGATGATGGAATTTCAAGCGATGCCGATATGAGAACTCAAATCACAGAAGCGCTGGAAAATTTGAAAAAAGTAATCATTCAGGCAGATTTTGAAGTTAAAAATATCGTTCGGCTGAATGTATACACCACGGAACACGAAGAACTGTTTAAAAATTTCGACGTCTTACAAAACTGGATTAAGAAACATGAAGTTCAGCAGGCAACTACCGTAATGGAAGTAAAAATGTTATTTGAAACGCTAAAAGTAGAGTTTGAAGCTACGGTGGTGAAGTAA
- a CDS encoding helix-turn-helix domain-containing protein, whose translation MLSQSVYTLINQQNGNLAFKLFEFDNNSYFDHIQRNNYFTLILITSGEGTATVDLCDYQFQENTMFAFYPYQPFMLCSQKPIMGISIQFHHDFFCIYRHHKEIASNGILFNNVYQQPFICLNEFSKSSILNLINGIASELKADGFRKDEVLVSYLKILLVTATRIKLEQQSLQDSQSTNIKQQFIIQNLKNAIEDNFRIKHSASDYADLLNQTPASLARITKNHFNKTLSDLITERIIIEAKRELYLTDKTIKEIAYELGYDDEYYFSRLFKNKTDISPQIYRNTIGFNRGNVNN comes from the coding sequence ATGTTGTCACAATCTGTATATACGCTTATTAATCAACAAAATGGAAATCTTGCTTTCAAACTGTTTGAGTTTGATAACAATAGCTATTTTGATCATATTCAGCGTAATAATTATTTCACTTTAATATTAATTACTTCCGGTGAAGGAACTGCAACCGTTGATCTTTGCGATTATCAGTTTCAGGAAAATACAATGTTTGCGTTTTATCCTTATCAGCCATTTATGCTGTGTTCTCAAAAACCAATTATGGGAATTTCTATACAGTTTCATCATGATTTTTTCTGCATTTATCGCCATCATAAGGAAATTGCATCAAACGGTATTTTGTTTAATAATGTTTACCAGCAACCTTTTATTTGCCTGAATGAATTCAGCAAAAGTTCTATTTTGAATCTCATCAACGGAATTGCAAGTGAATTAAAAGCAGACGGTTTCCGAAAAGATGAAGTCTTGGTTTCTTATCTGAAAATTTTGCTCGTAACGGCAACGAGGATAAAACTTGAACAACAATCGCTTCAGGACTCACAATCAACGAATATCAAGCAACAGTTTATTATTCAGAATCTTAAAAACGCTATTGAAGATAATTTCAGGATAAAACATTCGGCAAGTGATTATGCCGATCTTTTGAATCAAACTCCGGCTTCGCTGGCGAGAATTACGAAGAATCATTTTAATAAAACCCTTTCTGACCTGATTACCGAACGGATTATTATTGAAGCGAAAAGAGAATTGTACCTTACCGATAAGACGATTAAAGAGATTGCCTATGAACTGGGATATGATGACGAATATTATTTCAGCAGGCTTTTTAAAAACAAGACCGATATTTCACCTCAAATTTATAGAAATACGATTGGTTTCAACAGAGGAAATGTCAATAATTAA
- a CDS encoding L-threonylcarbamoyladenylate synthase, producing the protein MAKILRIYPDNPQENLINEVIKTLNNGGLIIYPSDTVYALGCNIFDIKAMEKLAQIKKIKLEKAQFSIICNDLSHLSDFTRPIDTSIFRFLKSHLPGPFTFILEANKSLPLAYKGHKTIGIRVPEHPIPQLIVEKLGHPIASTSIKDDDEVLEYSTDPELIAEKYDHLVDIVIDSGYGDNMASTIVDLTSGEPEIIRQGKGII; encoded by the coding sequence ATGGCAAAAATACTCAGAATTTATCCTGACAACCCACAGGAAAACCTTATCAATGAGGTTATTAAAACTTTAAATAATGGTGGATTAATTATTTATCCGTCAGACACAGTTTATGCATTAGGGTGTAACATTTTTGATATAAAAGCCATGGAAAAACTGGCACAGATCAAAAAAATCAAGTTGGAAAAAGCTCAATTTTCTATTATTTGTAACGATTTGAGTCACCTTTCGGATTTTACAAGACCTATCGACACCTCTATTTTCAGGTTTTTGAAAAGTCATCTTCCCGGTCCGTTTACCTTTATTCTGGAAGCCAATAAAAGTTTACCTTTAGCGTATAAAGGCCATAAAACAATTGGTATCCGTGTTCCGGAACATCCGATTCCTCAGCTTATTGTTGAAAAATTAGGTCATCCTATTGCATCAACATCGATTAAAGACGACGATGAGGTATTAGAATATTCTACAGATCCCGAATTGATTGCTGAAAAATACGATCATCTGGTTGATATCGTGATCGATTCAGGATATGGAGACAATATGGCTTCCACCATTGTAGATCTTACTTCGGGCGAGCCTGAAATTATTCGACAAGGAAAAGGGATTATTTAA
- the prmC gene encoding peptide chain release factor N(5)-glutamine methyltransferase: MTFSELHNYFSKQLSEIYTESESAFIFQIFAENILALTTFQLRQMADLEISPENEGKFHHIIAELQTGKPYLQILGETEFYGMKFFVDEHVLIPRPETEELLELAIQKIKALKPPSSPLKILDIGTGSGVIPLVLKKYFPNSEVTSIDFSEKALETAKRNASFHQLEINFIHADYLNYDLNENFDIIISNPPYIGIEEEHEIADSVKEFEPKMALFSPTSDTLIFYRKIAEDSAKHLNKNGLLFLEINQKLGTETLTLYHDFSEAALIKDLSENDRFVFGRK, translated from the coding sequence ATGACATTTTCAGAACTTCATAATTACTTTTCAAAACAGCTTTCCGAAATCTATACAGAATCTGAAAGTGCATTTATCTTTCAGATTTTTGCAGAAAATATATTGGCATTAACTACTTTTCAGTTACGACAAATGGCCGATCTGGAAATATCTCCTGAAAATGAAGGAAAATTTCATCATATTATTGCTGAATTACAAACGGGGAAACCTTATTTGCAAATTTTAGGTGAAACAGAATTTTACGGAATGAAATTTTTTGTGGATGAACATGTATTGATTCCGCGTCCTGAAACAGAGGAATTGTTAGAATTGGCAATACAGAAAATAAAAGCTCTGAAGCCGCCAAGTTCTCCCCTTAAAATTCTTGATATCGGAACAGGAAGCGGCGTTATTCCTTTAGTTTTAAAAAAATATTTCCCTAACTCCGAAGTAACTTCTATCGACTTTTCAGAAAAAGCATTGGAAACCGCTAAAAGAAATGCATCATTTCATCAGTTGGAAATTAATTTTATCCATGCGGATTATCTGAATTATGATTTGAATGAAAACTTTGATATCATTATTTCAAATCCTCCTTATATCGGAATTGAGGAAGAACATGAAATAGCTGATTCTGTCAAGGAATTTGAGCCCAAAATGGCGCTCTTCTCTCCTACTTCTGACACATTGATCTTTTATAGAAAAATTGCCGAAGATTCCGCAAAACATCTGAATAAAAACGGATTATTATTCTTGGAAATCAATCAGAAATTAGGTACGGAAACATTAACGTTATATCACGATTTTTCAGAAGCTGCTTTAATAAAAGATTTGTCTGAAAATGACAGATTTGTTTTTGGAAGAAAATAG